In Amia ocellicauda isolate fAmiCal2 chromosome 3, fAmiCal2.hap1, whole genome shotgun sequence, the DNA window AATCTCTCTCGTTGATTACATAGGAATGGGGGTGGTGAGAAACACATGTCTGGTGGGTTACTGAACCCTTTCCATTAAAGTCACAAATGTAGACAAAATGGTTCCTGCAATTTCATACCCAAGTGCTCAGATCATCAGCTATCACTCAGCTTTATCGATTAAATTTGGACAAAGACTGGAAATATGTAAAACATTTCTTTTACTGCTCTGCTCATCCTCTACATCAGCGCTGACCCCCTCCAGACCTCAAGGACGCACGGTGTCCAACTGAGCTGCAAATTACACAATTGAACTAATTACTTTTCTGAGGTAATTATTGAAGTCTTGGAAAGCCTGCTGGACTGTGCCCCTCGAGGCCCATGGTGATCGACCCTGCTCTTATCCtgttctttttaattatgtGAATGGACGTCTGATTTAATGTTATTCAGTAACCCTGTTGAAACTGTCTCTAGCAGGCaaagaagaaaataactataatttCTATAGGTCCCCCATACAAACTGAACTGCCCTTGACTGCAGGTTCCTTCCCCCCACACAGTATGTTTATACGTAATGGTTTGAACTTGAGAGTGGTGTGGGGCTTATATAACAAAAAGAGCTGTTTGAGGTAAATTTCATAGCATGGTTTTCTTGGGATTATgatttttgtaatgtaatgtaataggAGACTTTCCCTGTAAGCTTGTTCAACCGTCTTCTCTGCTCAAATCTTACCGTACTCTAGCTTTCTCCCCCGAGGCATAGGTGTGCTCTCTGAAAGCTAGGGATTTCAAGGTGTgttaaaatataatgaaaacTTCAAATCTATCAAGTGTCGTATATCATCTGTAATTGACACTTCAAAATCGCACTTTTAAGTCAGGTCCAAATCTTTGTTGGCAAAGTACATTGACAAGAAAATTGATCTTCTACCTTCTTCCAGTTAGAGCTTCATTATCTGCTGGATGGCGGCAGGTGATGGAAGTTGGACATGTCGAGCTTTGATGTTATGAGCTGCAGCCTCCTCCTCCCCATCCCTTTTGATGCGTCTGTCATGACTTACTGTCATCTGTTGAGTGTCACCAGACTTATTTCCATCTTTTCTTTCAGAGACCGGTCTTGGTAATGAGAATGTCATTCTGATGGTGTGGCATGAAGTGGCTGCACTTGTCTGTCTTGTTGCTACTTTTCAGCAATTCAGCCTGAAACTGAATTGAAACTGAAACTGTATTCTATGTATTCAAACAACTGTATGGCTACTTTATGACACTGAATCGGGATGTGATTGCTGACTTCAGATTCGCCTCCCTGACTCCTGTTTTTCACAGCACATGTTCTGCGGTATACTCAATCAGTATATAGGCATTGGGATAGTCAGGCAAGGCTTATAATTTGATCTCACAGACCCAGTGCTTCTGTATTAATAACTGTCTATAGCTTAAACATTAATAATTGTCCTGCAGTGACCTAGAAGTGAAAGGGCCATTCTGGGAAGGAAGCCCTCTGGAGCCTGTGGCATGGACGACTCCTCCAGACAGTGATGATCCTGTACGAGACAAGCAGGCCCATGCCGCACAGGTCATCCAGAGGGCGTGGAGAAGGCATATTGTAAGCACGCAGCtcatcttattttttaattgtatttatttatagattaaGCATGAATTGCACTTAAACCTTAAGCATTTTAGCACACAATCTGGGCAGAAACAAAGCTTTGTTCCCTGGGGTGAACATGAAAGATAAAGTCAGGTATTACTTCAGCATCAGCTTGTTTTCCATGAGCAGGAGTCGGTCCCATCCTCTTCTTCTTAGATAAACAGATatcaaaaacatgaaaaacagagtTCACATACAAGTTGAAACCTGTGAAACAGAAGAAAATGGTTTTGGTTCAAAGCTCACTGTAAATGAACTGGATAAACATTCCTGCTGGTTGCtaactgtttgtttttcaagagTTGTAGGAGGTGTAATACATCCTGCACAACACATTAGTTTACAAGGTTATGAAGCACAAAACTGCTTGAAACTTCTGTGACAACAAATGGGAGTCCTCTGTATCCACTGTATGTCTTAAATATATTTGCAGTTCAGTACTTCCATTCATTGCCCTTTTAAGCAGACAGGTCCGTATTCTGTGAGGCTGTCATATATATGAACTTTAAATGCAGGGCCAGTGAGATTATAGTAGTTAGTTAATTCATCAATCATACTAAAGATGCTGCACATCTGAACTTTGACTAAGGAACCTGATATTAAGTTGAAGCTTTTTTTGTATGTGCAATATACAGACTTCCCCTACCTAAACACAGCTGATGTTTCTGACTGTAGGCTGAACCAAATAAAAACGTTCACCTCCCCGTGAACCACAAAGTGCAACTGTGCATCACTACACAGTTAAGTCTATTGTCAGAAACCGCTTTACACTATTTATGAATCAAAACGCAATATGCTACATTTGTATTTCACTCGGAAACTGATTGCACTGTCCTTTTCACTGTATGTGCAGGACACTCATGTATTTCAGTACTACAAGCATCTGATTGGATTCAGAAACCAAGGGGACCCACGCTTACTACTTAAATATGTCAATCCTAAAGAGGTGAGTAAATACatgtgtatgcatttttaatataactttgtcaatataaatgttaaaaattATGTCTAAAAACAATCTGTAAAGAATTTCCTAACATGAGAATAAACATACAGTCTAGAACCTCAAagtcaacattatatatttgtattattattattttatttattgatcccTTTTTTAATTGGCATAATTTCTAGGCTGAATTACTTGATGCAGCTGCAGGGGTTTACATAAGATTTCGACTTGGAGGTGTAAGTACATTATAATActaattttgtatatttatatagagATTTTTGTTAACACTTCATTAGACACATTTTAACCGTCTATAGTAAGTGGCAAAAGTCTGTTACAACCCACTCCAATTTCTAAtagtatataataatacatgacCTCCATTTCCTCATAGTCCAACATGTCTTAAGTTCTGTAAATTGGTTAGGAAATGAAGGCAACAGTAAGACTGACCTCCCATGGAAGACAAAGGAATAACATAACCAAACACATTGCGTGCTTTGTTACAGctagtattgtgtgtgtgtgtgtgtgtgtgtgggtatctttctctctctctctatttatatatatgtgtgtatatcatcatcatcagcccatattgatgaaggcctccccaagatgtttccacttcccTCGATCTAGTAGACACTATATTCCATATGTATAATACtagcatattttattattaacttCAAAATTAACTGGGGGAGAAATGTCAAATAAGAGacagtgttttgtttcttctcaggatttaatatttatttttctagacCACATTTCCTCCAAATATCTACTACAAGATATACACACACCGGCCCATTGTGGACATGTGTGCCAGCAGCCCTAAAGACTACACCAGCCCTTCAGCTAAACAGCCTCTGATGGGGCAGCTGCATCACCACGGCCCGGCTCCACAGGACGATCGGTCGGGCTGGTACAGACGCACAGAGAACAACGGCTGGAGGCTGCTGTCAGGCAAGGTAGTGCAGATCACTCCGGGGCATCATGAGTGTTGTATCATGAAGTTCAGATATCAAAGAAGGCAGAAGTGTGTGCGACATGTTTTTGCACTGACAACGTATCTGGATTCTGTTACCTCATTCCAAGGTGTTTGTGTTTGAAATACTTCATTCTCAGTTATGGTTTTTGAAACAGCACACCACTCTGAAAGTGTGCATgacagttttaaaaacaacctTCCCTTTTCCCGTTTGGTGTGCCCTGCGTTTTGCTCTTCTTAGATTGCGTTAAtgggagacacagtcacacaggacTCCAGCAACAGGAAAATGGAATTCCACTTCTCTAAAGTACAGAGGCGGCAGGAGGTAGAGAGAAAGCGGAAGCAGAGGAAAATTGAATGGATGAAAAAGATGTAAGTTTGTCATCTGTCATGACCTTGTATTTAAAGGAACAAACTTAGACTTGTGGCATTCGGTGACGATCGAAGATCCAGCCTGGAGTGGTAGGATCTGAGACAGTGATTTATCTATTCAGAAAGTGACAACTGAAGTGTGCTGTGGATTAATGTGACCGCTGTTTGCAGGTACGAGGAGGGCATTCTCCAGGCCCGTACGGTCCAGCCCGACACTGCGGCGCTGGTGCAGAAGGCTGCAGAAGGCATGATGGCAGCCGTGGATGAAATGGGGCCAAACCACGTGCTGGAGTGGGAGGTGGATGAGCTGCTGGAATGGACCAATTCTCTCAACTTTGAAGAGTAAATGactttgtatatatacacactttctccctccctccctctctctctctctctcacacacacacatgcttgcACACACATTATCTCTATTAGTAGTAATATTTGATCGGGACTCTTGGAGTAAAACATGCGTGAAATGGTATAAACTGTATGTGTACTGCACGTTGAAACAAAGGTGAGAGTTTAATTTCTTTCCATGCTGTGCTTGTTTTAGGTACATGAATGAATGGAAGGAAACAGCAACCAGCAGTTCATCCGATTCCTACAAAGGTAAAACACAAAGAACATGACTGATGGCTTACAGTTAATTACCTATAAATCCATCTTCATGCAGAGACATATACAGCCAATTACAGCCAAACATACGCCCAGGTCATAAAAACCCAGGCTTCTGTAAGGTGTGGAATAGAGTGGAATAATGCTACGTATATCTGGAATTAAATGCTTGTCTTGATTTCCTGCAAAAAGGAAATTTCTTAATTCCTGCAACTTAATTCCTGCAATTGAAGGATTACTAGAGTTCCTCCACTTTTAATTACAtaatatttcatattcaaaATTTCATAATTTCAATGTGGAGTCAGGTATAGTACCCTCTGCTGGCGGAGCATTGACACAGCCTTTTATCTGTCCCACAGGTTCTAGATTGGTTCTCTCACATTGTGACCAGCGGTTCTCAGGGTTCTCCCAGGAATACAGCCTCCCACCCACGGACAGCGATGCCATGAGTTTTTAAGTCTCAAACCAGTGCAAGTCTTACCACTCATCTGTGCTCTCCGAAGTGAACGTTGCAGATTAGAAAAACTGACTTTATACCCATTTCTTCAATGTAATAATGGTTGCTGTGCAGGGATGGTGTCTAATAAAGTTCCCCAGAATGTAGTGGCATCTGTtcatttctgtttcagtttatgTCAGACAGGTTGATGCTTAAGCTCTGTTACTTAAACattgtttgtagttttctatattattatataGATAATGTCATGCTGTTGTTCAATCTGTACGATaatgttatttgttttactttctcaTAATTGTTATAAACAGTAAGCAGTTAACTAACACTTGGTGAAGTGTGTAGTTTCCAGGAATCAATTGTCTGCTGATAAAGTGATATGTAGGCTATTGGACTTGTCAAAGGACTTATTTTGTTCATGAACACTGCTCAGGTTAAACTTCACGATTGGATGGATACTCAGGTTTATATAATTCACATATAAgatataatacaataaacaataacaataataatattttacaatgtattctatatattataaaaaataaaataaaaaagaggggGCACCCGGATTTGAACCGgggacctcttgatctgcagtcaaatgctctaccactgagctatacccccgATTGTTGAAAGCGTAATATTATTACCTATATAAATTTGTATCACTGGAGTTTTCAGTGAACTAATTGTTAAAAATTGAATAATTAGTTAATATGTATAGAATATAAATGAAGATTTAtattgaaataatgtatttttcattacattaaagCACATTATAGTCTTGTTTTCTGCACATGTAAGCGGAAGTTGCGTAATTTGTCACGTGTGTTATTTCAGACGCGGCCCGGAAGTCTACGGTGTGACTCGGTGTATCGCACAGTGAAGCAGCACATTACACGAAATGGTAAGTAAACTTTTCgcttactttatttatttttatacagaaATATCCTATAATACtgcttttaaattaatgttatgAACAGACCCTTTTCCCCCGATGATGGGAAATGTAgggtttgttttgaaaataacgATTTGCTTAGTTCTGATtagtcactgctgtgtgtgcatTCATTTTCGCAGCAAACTACAATATTGAGGCCTTGTGTTCATCTTGTGTGCTGACAATGTAGCACGTCTGACTTCATAGCCCGTTATTAGTGTGATCAACCCTGTATTTGAGCTCCAGAGACACTCCATTGCTTCGTGGCGGAGCAGGGAAAGAAAAGCGTGATCAGTTTGTCAGCGGATACAAATGAAACCGAAAGTCAGCGGTTGTCTTCGAAGCTGAGAGACGTCGTTCATTTGCAGTTAAACTAAGCGTGACAATCAAGGTGTGCAACACATCCATGATCACATCCTGCTTCACATGTGTTACAGAATACCAGAGGCCTGCGCTCCCAGCTGAAGGACAGCGTCCCTGTCACAGGGCTTTGTCCCCAAGCAGGGGCTTACGGGGTACCGGACACACTGCGCAAGGGGTGAGCGGTCTGCACTGTCTTTAATGAATGCCTGTTATCCTGAGTTATGAACCAAGCTTGATTATTCCACTATTATTACTTGTTGTTTTATTGAAGCTAAATTACTGCATGTACGTGTTTTAAATGACATTCAATAGCAGCAATCTGCCTGCCAGCTACAAGTCCATATCGTACAGTGCACATATAATGGCATAATGCTGGTTTCCATGTAAGCGTGACACACTAATGATGTTAAACAGGTGTTTCTATACATTGAATTGTATAAAGCATAATAGGAAGGCTTGAGAGCTAATATATGCACAGTGAGTGCTCCGAAACCCCATATTGAGCAGTTTCACCCCTTCCTGTCTCTGGGCTCAGCTTCAGCAGTGTGAAGAATGAGCTTCTGCCCAGTCATCCCCTGGAGCTCTCTGAGAAGAATGTAAGTGTCCCACTGCTTTCATTTCagggtttatttaatttatttatgcccttatccagggccacTTACAGGTTACAAGAGCAATACAGAAGTGCAATACTACAGTACAAATTATAAATCAAGCACAATACAATTTATTTACACCTCTCTTCTGactttgttctttatttttattcatccCATTTGAGTTTTCAAGTT includes these proteins:
- the c3h11orf65 gene encoding protein MFI isoform X2 gives rise to the protein MSSYVSGNPASVIASSLVSVALVPAMSENTSPVEDNISDLEVKGPFWEGSPLEPVAWTTPPDSDDPVRDKQAHAAQVIQRAWRRHIDTHVFQYYKHLIGFRNQGDPRLLLKYVNPKETTFPPNIYYKIYTHRPIVDMCASSPKDYTSPSAKQPLMGQLHHHGPAPQDDRSGWYRRTENNGWRLLSGKIALMGDTVTQDSSNRKMEFHFSKVQRRQEVERKRKQRKIEWMKKMYEEGILQARTVQPDTAALVQKAAEGMMAAVDEMGPNHVLEWEVDELLEWTNSLNFEEYMNEWKETATSSSSDSYKGSRLVLSHCDQRFSGFSQEYSLPPTDSDAMSF
- the c3h11orf65 gene encoding protein MFI isoform X1, producing MSSYVSGNPASVIASSLVSVALVPAMSENTSPVEDNISDLEVKGPFWEGSPLEPVAWTTPPDSDDPVRDKQAHAAQVIQRAWRRHIDTHVFQYYKHLIGFRNQGDPRLLLKYVNPKEAELLDAAAGVYIRFRLGGTTFPPNIYYKIYTHRPIVDMCASSPKDYTSPSAKQPLMGQLHHHGPAPQDDRSGWYRRTENNGWRLLSGKIALMGDTVTQDSSNRKMEFHFSKVQRRQEVERKRKQRKIEWMKKMYEEGILQARTVQPDTAALVQKAAEGMMAAVDEMGPNHVLEWEVDELLEWTNSLNFEEYMNEWKETATSSSSDSYKGSRLVLSHCDQRFSGFSQEYSLPPTDSDAMSF